In a genomic window of Rhizobium acidisoli:
- a CDS encoding DUF736 domain-containing protein, with the protein MATTIATLTEKTDGTLEGVFATIRVNAPIALVPNASKASEEAPDYRIIHRKTGFEIGAGWNRISRQTGEEYISTKIEAPEIGVIFGNVAPAPGGEPGKKVILWNSPA; encoded by the coding sequence ATGGCTACCACGATCGCAACCCTCACCGAAAAGACCGACGGCACGCTCGAAGGCGTCTTCGCCACCATCCGGGTCAACGCCCCGATCGCCCTCGTCCCGAACGCCAGCAAGGCGAGCGAAGAGGCGCCGGACTATCGCATCATCCACCGCAAGACCGGCTTTGAGATCGGCGCAGGCTGGAACCGCATCTCTCGCCAGACCGGCGAAGAATACATCTCCACGAAAATCGAAGCACCAGAGATCGGCGTGATCTTCGGCAACGTCGCCCCGGCCCCCGGTGGCGAGCCCGGCAAGAAGGTCATCCTCTGGAACAGCCCGGCCTGA
- a CDS encoding DUF2493 domain-containing protein has protein sequence MDLILHPDDGIEPHHASSPTDRFIYEMQIFGYRPFQDEPDPRPLPEEPQVQSSITAIFGAFAEMLGDTRLEPDLEDLFWSIPNLFHRAGERIQRELDRNEEAQRTGQGEQDGSEVKSVELERLIAEGITLLERRNAFEFMRDYAADLFEAQTGSSWRPRTGSKVNHANMTAAMIDSRDFLSARRRDETEVLIPAGTKIAFSGGMDYNDHERIWARLDQVRAKHPDMVLLHGGSPKGAERIAACWADARKVTQITFKPNWTKHAKAAPFRRNDEMLSVMPAGLIVFPGNGITGNLADKARRLGIPVWQASGDGA, from the coding sequence ATGGACCTGATCCTTCACCCCGACGACGGCATCGAGCCCCACCATGCATCCTCCCCGACCGATCGCTTCATCTACGAGATGCAAATCTTCGGCTATCGTCCCTTCCAGGACGAGCCCGATCCGCGGCCATTGCCGGAAGAGCCACAGGTCCAGTCATCGATCACCGCGATCTTCGGTGCCTTCGCCGAGATGCTCGGTGACACACGCCTGGAGCCCGATCTCGAAGACCTATTCTGGTCGATCCCCAATCTCTTCCATCGCGCCGGCGAGCGCATTCAGCGCGAACTCGACCGCAATGAGGAGGCGCAGCGCACCGGACAGGGCGAGCAGGACGGCTCGGAGGTGAAGAGTGTCGAACTCGAACGCCTCATTGCCGAAGGCATCACTTTGCTGGAGCGCCGCAACGCCTTCGAGTTCATGCGCGACTACGCGGCCGACCTGTTCGAGGCGCAGACCGGTTCGTCCTGGCGGCCACGTACCGGCTCGAAGGTCAACCACGCCAATATGACGGCGGCGATGATCGACAGCCGGGACTTCCTCTCCGCCCGTCGCCGCGACGAGACGGAGGTGCTGATCCCTGCCGGTACCAAGATCGCGTTCTCCGGCGGCATGGACTATAACGATCACGAGCGGATCTGGGCCAGGCTCGATCAGGTGCGTGCCAAGCACCCGGACATGGTGCTGCTGCACGGCGGCTCGCCAAAAGGCGCCGAACGGATCGCCGCCTGCTGGGCCGACGCCCGCAAGGTTACGCAGATCACCTTCAAGCCCAACTGGACCAAGCATGCGAAGGCCGCCCCCTTCCGGCGCAATGACGAGATGCTGTCGGTCATGCCCGCCGGATTGATCGTTTTTCCGGGAAACGGGATCACGGGCAATCTTGCCGATAAGGCGCGCCGGCTCGGCATCCCGGTCTGGCAGGCTTCAGGAGACGGCGCATGA
- a CDS encoding DUF7146 domain-containing protein: MLSAADLAGRLAENAEGVCRHYLSAGRRAGNYWLVGDVGNNKGQSLYVHLVGPRAGRWTDAATGQFGDLLDLVRETCGLVDFRHVAEEVRHFLSLPRPGPVSSNCAYGDDNRPFDRPAAERARRLFRMTVPLALTLADAYLRERGILRASTHTALRFHPSCYYRDLVTGRATSYPALIAAVTDAAGAITGVHRTWLDADGDGKARVDDPRRALGGLLGNAVRFGFPINDPVPVLAAGEGLETMLSLSHVMPAMPMVAALTANHLAAFNFPPGCRRIYIAADADAAGRHGIEGLSRRAQGCGILPLVLSPELGDFNEDLRWLGPDRLTASLRAQLTPEDATAFLP; the protein is encoded by the coding sequence ATGCTGTCCGCCGCCGATCTGGCGGGCCGTCTCGCGGAAAACGCGGAGGGGGTCTGCCGCCACTATCTCTCCGCCGGTCGCCGGGCCGGCAACTACTGGCTTGTCGGCGATGTCGGCAACAACAAGGGCCAGTCGCTCTACGTGCATCTGGTCGGTCCACGGGCCGGCCGATGGACGGATGCCGCGACCGGGCAGTTCGGCGATCTGCTCGATCTCGTTCGTGAGACCTGTGGCCTGGTCGACTTCCGCCACGTCGCGGAGGAGGTACGGCATTTCCTGAGCCTGCCGCGACCCGGGCCTGTTTCGTCCAACTGCGCTTATGGCGATGACAATCGGCCTTTCGATAGGCCAGCCGCAGAACGGGCGCGCCGCCTGTTTCGGATGACCGTACCGCTGGCCCTCACTTTAGCAGACGCATATTTGCGCGAGCGAGGAATCCTGCGGGCATCCACGCATACAGCGCTCCGCTTCCATCCGTCCTGCTACTACCGTGATCTCGTCACCGGCCGGGCGACAAGCTATCCGGCACTGATCGCAGCCGTCACCGATGCGGCCGGAGCGATTACCGGCGTCCACCGCACCTGGCTCGATGCGGATGGCGACGGCAAGGCCAGGGTAGACGATCCCCGCCGTGCGCTCGGCGGCCTGCTCGGCAATGCGGTCCGCTTCGGCTTTCCGATCAACGATCCTGTGCCGGTCCTGGCGGCGGGCGAGGGGCTCGAAACCATGCTGTCGCTCTCGCATGTGATGCCCGCCATGCCGATGGTCGCCGCCCTGACGGCCAATCACCTCGCGGCCTTCAACTTCCCTCCCGGATGCCGGCGCATCTATATCGCCGCCGACGCGGATGCGGCCGGCCGCCACGGGATCGAGGGACTGAGCCGCAGGGCACAGGGATGCGGGATCCTGCCGCTGGTGCTGTCGCCGGAACTCGGCGACTTTAACGAGGATCTGCGCTGGCTGGGTCCCGACCGGCTGACCGCAAGCCTCAGGGCTCAACTCACTCCGGAAGATGCGACGGCCTTCCTGCCCTGA
- a CDS encoding type II toxin-antitoxin system prevent-host-death family antitoxin: MKQFTTGDLNKQIGDITDAASREPVMLTRHKKPRFVLMSYEHYERMRTGGDPRRAYHISEMPDEHAALFDEALDRLTRGEGYDDEP; this comes from the coding sequence ATGAAGCAGTTCACGACAGGCGACTTGAATAAACAAATCGGCGATATCACCGATGCCGCGAGCCGCGAGCCGGTGATGCTCACCCGGCACAAGAAGCCGCGTTTCGTGCTGATGAGCTACGAGCACTATGAGCGCATGCGCACCGGCGGCGACCCCCGCCGTGCCTATCATATTTCGGAGATGCCCGACGAGCATGCAGCACTGTTCGACGAGGCGCTCGATCGGCTGACGCGCGGCGAAGGCTATGACGATGAGCCGTGA